A window of Bacteroidota bacterium genomic DNA:
AATTCCCTCCGCTCAAGATCAGGTCCTCGTCGACAAATACATTCGGATTGTCGGTCGTACTGTTCATCTCGGTGACAAAGGTCCGCGTGCAAAAATCGAGGACGTCGCGGCTCGCGCCATGCACTTGTGGCACACAACGAAAGGAATAGGGATCCTGAACGTCAGTCTTCTTCCGGTGAATCAACTCCGAACCGGCCAATACAGCGACAACGTTGGCCGCCACCTGAATTTGCCCGGAATGTGGCCTGATTTGATGCAATTTCGGATGAAAAGGGTCGAGTCTGCCGTCGAAGGCATCCAAACTCAATGCGGCAATCTGATCCGCAGCATTCGCCAGACGGCGTGCCCGCAAAAGGATATGCATGCCATAGGCGAGCATGAACTGCGTGCCATTGAGCAAGGCAAGTGCCTCCTTGGACTGCAACCGAATCGGCGACCAGCCTTTTTGCTGCAACATTTGCGCAGCCGGCATACGTTCACCATTTACGACCACTTCGCCTTCGCCAATCAACGGCAAACAGAGGTGGGCCAAAGGCGCCAAGTCGCCGGAAGCACCAAGCGAACCCTGCGTATACACCACCGGCAAGACCCCTTCGTTGTAGAAATCGAGCAGCCGCTTCACTGTCGCTACCTGCACGCCCGAATGCCCGTAGGCAAGCGACCGCGCTTTCAGGAGCAGCATCAACCGTACGATTTCGCCCGGAACCAAGGCGCCTGCACCGCAGGCATGCGAGCGAATCAGGTTGTATTGCAGCTCTTCCAGATGTTCAGCGCCGATGCGTTTGTCGCGCAAAGCCCCAAAACCGGTATTGATTCCATAAATCGCATCGGTGTTCACCGCCATTTTCTGATCCAGAAAAATGCGGCACCGTTCGATGGCGGTCGCTGCAGCATCCGACAAAAGGACCTTTTGACCAGGATCCGAAACCAATTGTTCAAAGGTTTCCAAGCTGATCGGAGCTGCTGAAATTTCGAATTGGGAACTCATGCGAATGGAATTTTAGGCGTCGACGTCCACCGTAAGAACTTTGGAAAAGAAATCCATCGCCTCGGCAAATGGAATCGTTTGTTGCAAGCCCGTGGTCAAGTCCTTGAAATTGAGCACCCCCGTCTCTACTTCACGGTCGCCGATCGAAATCACGTAGGAAAATCCAGCTTGATCGGCATACTTAAACTGCTTGGCAGGTTTTGCAACCTCCGGATAAACTTCGGCAGCATACCCGGCATCCAGCATGTCCATCCAAACCTCCACAGCCTTCGCTTCGCCACTGCCTCCAAAATTTGCGAGCAAAACACGCTTGCCATGGCGGCGCAGCTTCTCCAAAATGCCTCTAGACTGCAGAATGTCAAAAATCCGGTCTGCGCCAAAGGAAATGCCGACCCCCGAAACGCCATCCAAGCCAAAAACGCCTGTCAAGTTGTCGTATCGTCCGCCTCCGAGGATGCTGCCACGGAAATCATGGGTACCAGCCTCGAAGATGGTTCCCGTATAGTAGCCCAAACCACGGGCGAGGAAGATGTCCAAGGTCACCTGAATGCTATTGGCCTTCCGCAGATCGATCAATCCAAAAAGGGTGCTCAACTCTTGGATTCCCAATTGTCCCACCGCATTGGCGGGGCCAATCAGTGTTTTCAATTCCTCCAAAGCGCGAGAAACGGGCATTTTGGCCAGCGATTGAATGAACCGGAACCGTTCAGGCTCCACCGAGAAGCCCTTTTCCGTCCATTCGGCAAAAATCCCATCCTCTCCAACCTTGTCGAGTTTGTCCAGGATGGTGATGAATTCGACGAAGCGATCGCCTGCACCAAAATACACCGCGATACCTTCCAGCAATTTGCGGTTGTTGACCCGCAAGGTCACACCCTCGACGCCGAGTTGGCTGAATCCCTCGTCACAGATACGTACGAGTTCGAGTTCGTTGAGCAGGCCATTGGAGCCGACCACGTCCACGTCGCATTGGTAGAATTCGCGGTAGCGCCCTTTTTGCGGACGGTCTGCCCGCCAAACCGGCTGGATTTGGTACCGCTTGAAGGGAAAAGTGAGTTTGTGCTGATTCATGACCACGTACCGTGCAAACGGCACGGTGAGGTCATAGCGCAAAGCCTTTTCGCTGATTTTGGG
This region includes:
- the hutH gene encoding histidine ammonia-lyase; the protein is MSSQFEISAAPISLETFEQLVSDPGQKVLLSDAAATAIERCRIFLDQKMAVNTDAIYGINTGFGALRDKRIGAEHLEELQYNLIRSHACGAGALVPGEIVRLMLLLKARSLAYGHSGVQVATVKRLLDFYNEGVLPVVYTQGSLGASGDLAPLAHLCLPLIGEGEVVVNGERMPAAQMLQQKGWSPIRLQSKEALALLNGTQFMLAYGMHILLRARRLANAADQIAALSLDAFDGRLDPFHPKLHQIRPHSGQIQVAANVVAVLAGSELIHRKKTDVQDPYSFRCVPQVHGASRDVLDFCTRTFVTEMNSTTDNPNVFVDEDLILSGGNFHGQPLAMALDLMAIALAEWGSISERRIFQLLAGLRGLPAFLAVNPGLESGLMITQYTAAAIASQNKQLCTPSVIDTIPSSNGQEDHVSMGANGAVKCLQVCENLCTIFGIEMIASSQAMWFRKPDRTSPVLENILESFRKVVPPLTTDRFMQPDIAHARQFVSDWIPVHP
- a CDS encoding histidine--tRNA ligase — encoded protein: MSKQKPTIPQGTRDFGPAEMLGREFIFDTLRRVFKRYGYQPIETPSIEQLSVLTGKYGEEGDRLIFKIVNSGDYLDDALKQNFDFHQPAASLKLLPKISEKALRYDLTVPFARYVVMNQHKLTFPFKRYQIQPVWRADRPQKGRYREFYQCDVDVVGSNGLLNELELVRICDEGFSQLGVEGVTLRVNNRKLLEGIAVYFGAGDRFVEFITILDKLDKVGEDGIFAEWTEKGFSVEPERFRFIQSLAKMPVSRALEELKTLIGPANAVGQLGIQELSTLFGLIDLRKANSIQVTLDIFLARGLGYYTGTIFEAGTHDFRGSILGGGRYDNLTGVFGLDGVSGVGISFGADRIFDILQSRGILEKLRRHGKRVLLANFGGSGEAKAVEVWMDMLDAGYAAEVYPEVAKPAKQFKYADQAGFSYVISIGDREVETGVLNFKDLTTGLQQTIPFAEAMDFFSKVLTVDVDA